The following proteins are co-located in the Spinactinospora alkalitolerans genome:
- a CDS encoding exodeoxyribonuclease VII small subunit, with the protein MTARKTAETDGPTEPELSYEEAREELNTVVRRLESGGLTLKESLALWERGEGLAKTCEEWLEGARAKLAVALAEDGEQEEGGDAETPF; encoded by the coding sequence ATGACCGCCAGGAAGACCGCGGAGACCGACGGGCCGACCGAGCCCGAGCTGAGCTACGAGGAGGCCCGCGAGGAGCTCAACACGGTCGTGCGCCGGCTGGAGTCCGGCGGGCTGACGCTGAAGGAGTCGCTGGCCCTGTGGGAGCGCGGCGAAGGGCTCGCCAAGACCTGCGAGGAGTGGCTGGAGGGCGCCCGGGCCAAGCTCGCCGTGGCCCTGGCCGAGGACGGGGAGCAGGAGGAGGGCGGCGACGCCGAGACGCCGTTCTAG
- the xseA gene encoding exodeoxyribonuclease VII large subunit, with product MGMESSAESPQPVRVVMQAVGGWVGRLGRIWVEGQIAELNRRGGTVFMTLRDPVANVSARVVCPVRVLEATAPAPQAGARVVIHAKPDFYVARGTFSLLALEIRHVGLGELLARLDRLRRTLAAEGVFSDARKRPLPFLPTTVGLVCGRDSAAERDVLENGRRRWPAVRFEVREVAVQGDRAVGEVMTALKELDAHPDIDVIIIARGGGSLEDLLPFSDEALVRAVSATRTPVVSAIGHEQDSPLLDLVADVRASTPTDAAKRAVPDVGEQLQLIRQLRDRGRRVVQGGIAREESWLAGMRSRPVLASPLREIDRLTEQVTGLRDRGRRCVSAALARAEDDLAHTRARLLALSPATTLARGYAVVQRSDGAVVRSAAEVERGETLRVRFAEDSITVTAGDRTDDEGDR from the coding sequence ATGGGGATGGAGAGTTCCGCCGAGTCACCGCAGCCGGTGCGCGTCGTCATGCAGGCCGTCGGCGGGTGGGTCGGCCGGCTGGGCCGGATCTGGGTCGAGGGGCAGATCGCGGAGCTGAACCGCCGCGGCGGCACGGTGTTCATGACGTTGCGCGACCCCGTGGCCAACGTCTCGGCCAGGGTCGTGTGCCCGGTGCGGGTGCTGGAGGCGACCGCGCCCGCGCCGCAGGCCGGGGCGAGGGTCGTCATCCACGCCAAACCCGACTTCTACGTCGCCCGGGGCACGTTCTCGCTCCTGGCGCTGGAGATCCGGCACGTCGGTCTGGGCGAGCTGCTGGCGCGGCTGGACCGGTTGCGCAGGACCCTGGCCGCCGAAGGGGTGTTCTCCGACGCGCGCAAGCGGCCGCTGCCGTTCCTGCCCACCACCGTCGGGCTGGTCTGCGGCCGCGACTCCGCGGCCGAGCGCGACGTCCTGGAGAACGGGCGGCGGCGCTGGCCGGCCGTCCGCTTCGAGGTGCGCGAGGTGGCGGTCCAGGGCGACCGCGCCGTGGGCGAGGTCATGACCGCGCTCAAGGAGCTCGACGCGCACCCCGACATCGACGTCATCATCATCGCGCGCGGCGGCGGCTCGCTGGAGGACCTGCTGCCCTTCTCCGACGAGGCCCTGGTCCGCGCGGTCTCGGCCACCAGGACGCCCGTGGTCAGCGCGATCGGGCACGAGCAGGACAGTCCGCTGCTGGACCTCGTCGCCGACGTCCGCGCCTCCACGCCCACCGACGCGGCCAAGAGGGCCGTGCCGGACGTGGGCGAACAGCTCCAGCTCATCCGCCAGCTCCGCGACCGCGGGCGCCGCGTCGTCCAGGGCGGCATCGCCCGCGAGGAGTCGTGGCTGGCCGGGATGCGCTCCCGGCCGGTGCTGGCGAGCCCGCTGCGCGAGATCGACCGGCTGACCGAGCAGGTCACCGGTCTGCGCGACCGCGGCCGCCGGTGCGTCTCGGCCGCACTGGCCCGCGCGGAGGACGACCTCGCCCACACCCGCGCCCGGCTGCTGGCGCTCTCCCCCGCCACGACGCTGGCCCGCGGCTACGCCGTCGTGCAGCGCTCCGACGGCGCCGTGGTGCGCTCGGCCGCCGAGGTCGAGAGGGGCGAGACGCTGCGCGTGCGCTTCGCCGAGGACAGCATCACCGTGACCGCCGGCGACAGGACCGACGACGAGGGGGACCGATGA
- a CDS encoding patatin-like phospholipase family protein, which produces MSRALVLGGGGITGIAWELGVLAGLREAGLDLTGADLTVGTSAGSVVGAQITSGLDLEELYSRQLRPADGERPARLNPAALVRIAWAMLRARTPEAGRAHAGLIAVRTATGSETERRAVIASRLPVHRWPDQRLLVTAVDARSGALAVFSRDGDASLVDAVAASCAVPGVWAPVTIGGRLYIDGGVRSSANVDLADGHGRVVVLAPTTAGAGPFAGARAQAAGLSGNPRVTVVAPNAAAKAAIGRNVLDPERRAPAARAGRAQAAEVAEAVAGVWAE; this is translated from the coding sequence ATGAGCAGGGCACTCGTGCTGGGCGGCGGCGGGATCACCGGGATCGCCTGGGAGCTGGGCGTCCTCGCGGGACTGCGCGAGGCCGGCCTGGACCTCACCGGAGCGGACCTGACGGTGGGCACCTCGGCCGGTTCGGTGGTCGGCGCGCAGATCACCTCGGGGCTCGACCTGGAGGAGCTGTACTCCCGCCAACTGCGGCCGGCCGACGGCGAGAGGCCGGCCCGGCTCAACCCCGCCGCACTGGTCCGCATCGCGTGGGCGATGCTGCGCGCCCGCACCCCCGAGGCGGGCCGCGCGCACGCGGGCCTGATCGCCGTGCGGACCGCCACCGGCTCGGAGACGGAGCGCAGGGCGGTGATCGCCTCCCGGCTCCCCGTGCACCGGTGGCCCGATCAGCGGCTGCTGGTGACGGCGGTGGACGCCCGCTCGGGTGCGCTGGCGGTGTTCTCCCGCGACGGCGATGCGTCCCTGGTCGACGCGGTGGCGGCGAGCTGCGCGGTGCCCGGGGTCTGGGCGCCGGTGACCATCGGCGGCCGGCTCTACATCGACGGCGGGGTCCGCTCCTCGGCCAACGTCGACCTGGCCGACGGGCACGGGCGGGTCGTCGTGCTGGCCCCGACAACGGCCGGCGCCGGCCCTTTCGCCGGCGCCCGCGCCCAGGCCGCCGGGCTCTCCGGGAACCCCCGGGTGACCGTGGTCGCTCCGAACGCCGCGGCGAAGGCGGCGATCGGCCGCAACGTCCTGGACCCGGAGAGGCGGGCCCCGGCCGCCAGGGCCGGCCGCGCCCAGGCCGCCGAGGTGGCGGAGGCGGTGGCCGGGGTCTGGGCGGAGTAG
- a CDS encoding 4-hydroxy-3-methylbut-2-enyl diphosphate reductase, with product MTATNRRRVLLAKPRGYCAGVDRAVVTVEKALEQYGAPIYVRKQIVHNTHVVRTLEERGAVFVEETAEVPEGAIVVFSAHGVSPMVHEEAQRRRLKTIDATCPLVTKVHKEAKRFAAEDRDIILIGHTGHEEVEGTSGEAPEHIQVVDGPGEVDKVRVRNPDNVSWLSQTTLSVDETNATVEALRERFPNLLDPPSDDICYATSNRQDAVKEMASECDLVVVVGSDNSSNSVRLVEVALDAGAGAAHLIDNASLLEESWLEGVGTVGVTSGASVPDILVHDLLERLGEHGFDTVHEVETAQEKLIFSLPKELRKDLRAEPGAQLPVTVL from the coding sequence ATGACTGCGACGAATCGCCGCCGTGTCCTGCTCGCCAAGCCCCGCGGCTACTGCGCCGGGGTCGACCGCGCGGTTGTCACGGTCGAGAAGGCCCTTGAGCAGTACGGTGCGCCGATCTACGTGCGCAAGCAGATCGTGCACAACACCCATGTCGTGCGCACGCTCGAAGAGCGCGGCGCCGTCTTCGTCGAGGAGACCGCCGAGGTGCCCGAGGGCGCCATCGTGGTCTTCTCCGCCCACGGGGTCTCGCCGATGGTGCACGAGGAGGCCCAGCGGCGCCGGCTCAAGACCATCGACGCCACCTGCCCGCTGGTCACGAAGGTGCACAAGGAGGCCAAGCGCTTCGCCGCCGAGGACCGCGACATCATCCTGATCGGCCACACCGGTCACGAAGAGGTCGAGGGCACCAGCGGTGAGGCGCCCGAGCACATCCAGGTCGTCGACGGCCCCGGCGAGGTCGACAAGGTCCGGGTCCGCAACCCCGACAACGTCTCCTGGCTGTCGCAGACCACGCTGTCGGTGGACGAGACCAACGCCACGGTCGAGGCCCTGCGCGAACGGTTCCCGAACCTGCTCGACCCGCCGAGCGACGACATCTGCTACGCCACCTCCAACCGCCAGGACGCGGTCAAGGAGATGGCCTCCGAGTGCGACCTGGTCGTCGTGGTCGGCTCCGACAACTCCTCCAACTCCGTGCGCCTCGTCGAGGTCGCGCTGGACGCCGGAGCGGGCGCCGCGCACCTGATCGACAACGCCTCGCTCCTGGAGGAGTCCTGGCTCGAAGGAGTCGGCACGGTCGGCGTCACCAGCGGTGCCTCCGTGCCCGACATCCTGGTGCATGACCTGCTCGAGCGCCTCGGCGAGCACGGCTTCGACACCGTGCACGAGGTGGAGACGGCCCAGGAGAAGCTGATCTTCTCGCTGCCCAAGGAGCTCCGCAAGGACCTGCGCGCCGAGCCCGGCGCCCAGCTCCCCGTGACGGTGCTCTGA
- a CDS encoding DUF6542 domain-containing protein — protein MTMRGTEEPRTPHRVQGGPRRRAAPRSRSGSAPRAARTARAPLRLTGRGAIVGIVLVSFGAALLAQALGTPVADGAGFLAACVLAALLVRRSDLLSLVVSPPLAYFAAALAAELVLTMGSDELGRGVAIGMGTRLAEVAPWLFAGTAAVLVVCLVRGLPSNIRELGDELSGRTKRGGGR, from the coding sequence ATGACGATGCGCGGCACGGAGGAGCCTCGGACCCCGCACCGGGTGCAGGGCGGTCCGCGCAGGCGCGCCGCTCCCAGGAGCCGGTCCGGGTCGGCGCCCCGCGCGGCCCGAACGGCCCGCGCTCCCCTCCGGCTCACCGGACGCGGCGCCATCGTGGGGATCGTCCTCGTCAGCTTCGGCGCCGCACTGCTCGCCCAGGCGCTCGGCACGCCCGTCGCCGACGGCGCGGGTTTCCTGGCGGCCTGCGTGCTCGCTGCGCTGCTGGTGCGCCGCAGCGACCTGCTCAGCCTGGTCGTGAGCCCGCCCCTGGCCTACTTCGCGGCGGCGCTGGCCGCCGAACTGGTACTCACCATGGGCAGTGACGAGCTGGGCCGCGGCGTGGCGATCGGCATGGGCACCCGCCTCGCCGAGGTCGCGCCGTGGCTGTTCGCCGGCACGGCCGCGGTCCTGGTCGTGTGCCTCGTGCGCGGCCTGCCCTCGAACATCCGCGAACTCGGCGACGAGCTCAGCGGACGCACGAAGCGGGGCGGGGGCCGCTGA
- a CDS encoding DNA recombination protein RmuC produces MDGLYLILVLLVGLAIGVLVGWLLARGRGAEARAHARAAEERANYIEEQLAERFRALSVQALDATNQRFMEIAEGRLRAANLEAGHDLEQRRQAVEHLVTPLKETLARVETQLREVDAGRRAAHAELAKQVDLVREGSDRLRDQTQSLVTALRRPEARGRWGELQLRRVAELAGMAAYCDFEEQAGAATDDGLQRPDMVVRLAGGKNIVVDSKVSLAAYLEAAENDDAGVRAERMAAHARHVRTHVDQLARKSYWAAFSPAPEFVVLFIPGEAFLAPALERDPDLLEYAMGRRVHIATPTTLISLLRTAQYAWQQEALSANARAVFELGKQLHGRIATLGGHVGGLGRALSRTVAAYNQTVGSLESRVLVTARRFEDLGLVEEELEPPKGVEEQARPLASPELAEAAAEQAEPVGAGARRRDPRAEDAEARRAGVPAGPERAEAEEDRLSSLDDVYGGAFNGDRDGGGRDTTVREESDFHLR; encoded by the coding sequence ATGGACGGCCTTTACTTGATCCTGGTGCTGCTGGTCGGACTCGCCATCGGCGTACTCGTGGGATGGCTGCTGGCGCGGGGGCGCGGTGCCGAGGCGCGCGCCCACGCGCGGGCCGCCGAGGAGCGCGCGAACTACATCGAGGAGCAGTTGGCCGAGCGGTTCCGCGCGCTGTCGGTGCAGGCGCTGGACGCCACCAACCAGCGGTTCATGGAGATCGCCGAGGGCCGGCTGCGCGCGGCGAACCTGGAGGCCGGCCACGACCTGGAGCAGCGGCGGCAGGCCGTGGAGCACCTGGTGACGCCGCTGAAGGAGACGCTGGCCCGGGTCGAGACGCAACTGCGCGAGGTCGACGCCGGGCGCAGGGCCGCCCACGCCGAGCTCGCCAAGCAGGTGGACCTGGTGCGTGAGGGCTCGGACCGGCTGCGCGACCAGACGCAGTCCCTGGTCACCGCCCTGCGGCGGCCCGAGGCGCGCGGACGCTGGGGCGAGCTGCAGCTGCGCCGGGTCGCCGAGCTCGCCGGGATGGCCGCCTACTGCGACTTCGAGGAGCAGGCCGGCGCGGCCACCGACGACGGCCTGCAGCGCCCCGACATGGTGGTGCGGCTGGCCGGCGGCAAGAACATCGTCGTGGACTCCAAGGTCTCGCTCGCGGCCTACCTCGAGGCCGCCGAGAACGACGACGCGGGCGTGCGCGCCGAGCGGATGGCCGCGCACGCCCGGCACGTGCGCACCCACGTCGATCAGCTCGCGCGCAAGTCCTACTGGGCGGCGTTCAGCCCGGCACCGGAGTTCGTGGTGCTGTTCATCCCCGGGGAGGCGTTTCTCGCGCCCGCGCTGGAGCGCGACCCCGACCTGCTGGAGTACGCGATGGGCCGGCGGGTGCACATCGCGACGCCGACGACGCTTATCTCACTCCTACGGACCGCCCAGTACGCATGGCAGCAGGAGGCGCTGAGCGCGAACGCCCGCGCGGTGTTCGAGCTGGGCAAGCAGTTGCACGGCCGGATCGCCACGCTGGGCGGGCACGTCGGCGGACTGGGCAGGGCGCTCTCGCGCACCGTGGCCGCCTACAACCAGACCGTGGGCTCGCTGGAGAGCCGCGTGCTGGTCACCGCCCGCAGGTTCGAGGATCTGGGACTGGTGGAGGAGGAGTTGGAGCCGCCGAAGGGGGTCGAGGAGCAGGCCCGCCCGCTGGCGTCCCCGGAGCTCGCGGAGGCCGCGGCCGAGCAGGCCGAACCGGTCGGCGCGGGAGCGCGGCGGCGGGATCCGCGCGCCGAGGACGCAGAGGCGCGCCGGGCGGGCGTTCCGGCGGGCCCGGAGCGTGCGGAGGCGGAGGAGGACCGGCTGTCGTCGCTCGATGATGTTTACGGCGGCGCGTTCAACGGCGACCGTGACGGTGGAGGCCGCGACACGACAGTGCGAGAAGAGTCCGATTTTCACTTGAGGTGA
- the ychF gene encoding redox-regulated ATPase YchF, translating into MSLSIGIVGLPNVGKSTLFNALTKNEALAANYPFATIEPNIGVVGVPDPRLGTLTGIFNSAKTIPATVTFVDIAGIVRGASEGEGLGNQFLANIRETDAICQVIREFRDPDVTHVDGDINAARDIETINTELILADLQTLEKALPRLAKEARTNAKDKDKQQIVAAAEAAQKVLNDGRALSSGGPAAGIDLSLLRELNLLTVKPFIYVFNLDTDELADDELRAKLSELVAPSEAVFLDAKIEADLVELDEDEAMELLESMGQTESGLAQLARVGFATLGLQTYLTAGPKESRAWTIKKDATAPEAAGVIHTDFQRGFIKAEIVSFDDLVEAGSMQAAKAAGKVRMEGKDYVMHDGDVVEFRHGGQSGSGKK; encoded by the coding sequence GTGAGTCTGTCTATTGGGATCGTCGGCCTGCCGAACGTCGGCAAGTCCACGCTGTTCAACGCCCTGACCAAAAACGAAGCCCTGGCCGCGAACTATCCGTTCGCCACCATCGAACCCAACATCGGGGTCGTCGGGGTCCCCGACCCCCGCCTCGGCACCCTGACCGGGATCTTCAACTCCGCCAAGACCATCCCGGCCACCGTGACCTTCGTGGACATCGCGGGCATCGTCCGCGGCGCCTCCGAGGGGGAGGGCCTGGGCAACCAGTTCCTCGCCAACATCCGCGAGACCGATGCGATCTGCCAGGTCATCCGGGAGTTCCGCGACCCCGACGTCACCCATGTCGACGGCGACATCAACGCCGCGCGCGACATCGAGACCATCAACACCGAGCTGATCCTCGCCGACCTCCAGACCCTGGAGAAGGCCCTGCCGCGGCTGGCAAAGGAGGCCAGGACCAACGCAAAGGACAAGGACAAGCAGCAGATCGTCGCGGCGGCCGAGGCCGCGCAGAAGGTGCTCAACGACGGCAGGGCGCTCTCCTCGGGCGGCCCGGCGGCGGGCATCGACCTGAGCCTCCTGCGCGAGCTCAATCTGCTCACGGTCAAGCCCTTCATCTACGTCTTCAACCTCGACACCGACGAGCTGGCCGACGACGAGCTGCGCGCGAAGCTGTCGGAGCTGGTCGCGCCGTCCGAAGCGGTCTTCCTCGACGCCAAGATCGAGGCGGACCTGGTCGAGCTGGACGAGGACGAGGCGATGGAGCTGCTGGAGTCCATGGGCCAGACCGAGTCGGGCCTGGCCCAGTTGGCGCGTGTCGGATTCGCCACTCTGGGCCTGCAGACCTACCTAACGGCAGGACCGAAAGAGTCCCGTGCCTGGACCATTAAGAAGGACGCGACCGCTCCGGAGGCCGCCGGCGTCATCCACACCGACTTCCAGCGCGGCTTCATCAAGGCCGAGATCGTCTCCTTCGACGACCTGGTCGAAGCCGGATCGATGCAGGCGGCCAAGGCGGCCGGCAAGGTCCGGATGGAGGGCAAGGACTACGTGATGCACGACGGCGACGTCGTGGAATTCCGGCACGGAGGGCAGTCTGGGAGCGGGAAGAAATAG
- a CDS encoding helix-turn-helix transcriptional regulator, with amino-acid sequence MSGIRHVAVAPTETRRLSPGDEVTPHRHDDHQLIYASTGVLEVFVPEGTWFTPSVRAVWVPGGTIHHWQVHGATTVRMVGIPTAVMPSAEHVPALVAVDPLLRELMIACSEQGPAETPAARRLLRVLVDRVRPSHEAPTVLPTLQDPRLRDVQRVLESDMTASPSLSDLGKRVGASERTLSRLFGDELGMGYTAWRTQLRLHQAVLLLAEGRTVTHAAAACGFSSPSAFVSSFRTAFGRTPGSLYR; translated from the coding sequence ATGTCAGGAATCCGCCATGTCGCCGTCGCGCCGACCGAGACGCGCCGCCTCTCGCCGGGCGACGAGGTCACCCCGCACCGCCACGACGACCACCAGCTCATCTACGCCAGCACGGGAGTGCTGGAGGTCTTCGTGCCCGAGGGCACATGGTTCACGCCGTCCGTCCGCGCCGTGTGGGTGCCAGGCGGCACGATCCACCACTGGCAGGTCCACGGCGCGACGACGGTGCGCATGGTCGGCATCCCCACGGCGGTGATGCCCTCGGCCGAGCACGTGCCCGCGCTCGTGGCCGTCGACCCGCTGCTGCGCGAGCTGATGATCGCATGCTCCGAGCAGGGCCCCGCCGAGACGCCGGCCGCCCGCCGGCTCCTGCGCGTCCTGGTCGACCGGGTGCGCCCTTCGCATGAGGCCCCGACCGTCCTCCCGACGCTCCAGGACCCACGACTGCGCGACGTCCAGCGGGTGCTGGAGTCCGACATGACCGCCTCGCCGAGCCTGTCCGACCTCGGCAAGCGGGTCGGCGCGAGCGAGCGGACGCTGTCCAGGCTGTTCGGCGACGAACTGGGGATGGGCTACACAGCCTGGCGGACCCAGCTCCGCCTGCACCAGGCGGTCCTGCTCCTCGCCGAGGGCCGGACCGTCACGCACGCGGCCGCGGCCTGCGGCTTCTCCTCGCCCAGCGCCTTCGTCAGCTCGTTCAGGACGGCCTTCGGACGGACGCCCGGATCGTTGTACCGATAA
- a CDS encoding MFS transporter, with protein MTSASPRSARRGSRLLAYSHVTVDFSQGAIAALVPFLVLERGYSYAAAAGIVLAFSLVSSIVQPVFGALGDRWRMRWLIPVSVLLAGVGIAAVGVFDSFWITALVAAVSGIGVAAFHPAGASRAREISGGDHVMMSWFSLGGNIGFALAPLAVAASVGALGLGASPLLMIPALTGVLAVAVIGRVHAPSPSAGKKAKAAAGRDDWSAFTRMSVAIVCRSIVFVGMGSFIVLFMHEHRGVGESLASASLFVFYIGGAFGTAIGGHLARRWPRTTILRWSYLLAVPVVAGMLLIPGPLAWVFIALASVVLYVPFSLHVTLGQDYLPRHMGTASGVTLGLAVSVGGLASPAIGALADGIGLEYALLPLIALPAIAFLVLLGMKDPQVEKEEVAAGGRSGRVEDAVTSELPVDRPKGTAAGAGAPTAAMTTEP; from the coding sequence ATGACTTCTGCTTCACCCCGCTCGGCCCGCCGCGGCTCGCGCCTGCTGGCGTACTCCCACGTGACGGTCGACTTCTCCCAGGGCGCGATCGCCGCGCTCGTCCCGTTCCTCGTCCTGGAGCGCGGCTACTCCTACGCTGCCGCCGCGGGCATCGTGCTCGCGTTCTCGCTCGTCTCCTCGATCGTGCAGCCGGTCTTCGGCGCGCTCGGCGACAGGTGGCGCATGCGCTGGCTCATCCCGGTCAGCGTGCTCCTGGCCGGGGTGGGGATCGCCGCGGTCGGCGTCTTCGACTCGTTCTGGATCACCGCCCTCGTCGCGGCCGTGTCCGGCATCGGCGTCGCGGCGTTCCACCCGGCCGGGGCCAGTCGCGCGCGGGAGATCAGCGGCGGCGACCACGTGATGATGTCGTGGTTCTCGCTGGGCGGGAACATCGGCTTCGCCCTCGCGCCGCTGGCCGTCGCCGCGTCCGTCGGGGCGCTCGGGCTGGGGGCGAGCCCGCTGCTGATGATCCCGGCACTGACCGGCGTCTTGGCGGTCGCCGTGATCGGCCGCGTCCACGCGCCGAGCCCTTCTGCCGGGAAGAAGGCGAAGGCCGCTGCCGGCCGCGACGACTGGAGCGCCTTCACCCGCATGTCGGTCGCGATCGTCTGCCGCTCGATCGTCTTCGTCGGCATGGGATCGTTCATCGTGCTGTTCATGCACGAACACCGCGGCGTCGGGGAGAGCCTCGCATCGGCGTCACTGTTCGTCTTCTACATCGGCGGGGCGTTCGGCACCGCCATCGGCGGGCACCTCGCCCGGCGCTGGCCGCGCACGACGATCCTGCGGTGGTCCTACCTGCTCGCAGTGCCGGTGGTCGCCGGAATGCTTCTCATCCCCGGGCCGCTGGCGTGGGTGTTCATCGCGCTGGCCTCGGTCGTGCTCTACGTCCCGTTCTCCCTGCACGTCACCCTCGGTCAGGACTACCTGCCCCGCCACATGGGCACCGCAAGCGGCGTCACCCTGGGCCTGGCCGTTTCGGTCGGCGGGCTGGCCTCCCCGGCGATCGGAGCTCTCGCCGACGGCATCGGCCTCGAGTACGCGCTGCTCCCGCTCATCGCGCTGCCTGCGATCGCGTTCCTCGTCCTGCTCGGCATGAAGGACCCGCAGGTCGAGAAGGAAGAGGTGGCAGCCGGCGGGAGGAGTGGACGCGTCGAGGACGCTGTGACCTCCGAGTTGCCTGTCGATCGGCCAAAGGGGACTGCTGCTGGGGCCGGCGCACCGACGGCGGCGATGACGACGGAGCCGTGA
- a CDS encoding conjugal transfer protein yields MARKSTARRGGAPTEGTAAPADAWGSGAAEGGGRSRRPRAGSGGRWWIWIGRAVLWAFILVVIFNGVWMPFRSGMAQPTEEEPAETDEVSFPQTSAAAFSLRFAEAYLNADQQQAQERAETLAEFLPEGRATSFNLTGGELVGENIEVLAVDVKDDNNAVVRLSADVNGNPMSLDVPVYADAAGTALVVSGQPALLAAPGKAELPESPGVQGDSDARDELEPILAGFFEAYAQTPEHLSRYLEPGAEVNALPADTVAFVDLHDVTVPAAASSGDDARQAQATVVWRLPGGDGENSAELNQSYLLTVVKDGTSWYVRDIQGAPNSFG; encoded by the coding sequence ATGGCTCGCAAGTCGACCGCGCGGCGCGGCGGTGCCCCGACCGAGGGCACCGCCGCGCCGGCCGACGCCTGGGGCTCCGGGGCGGCCGAGGGCGGCGGGCGGTCCCGGCGTCCCCGCGCCGGGTCGGGCGGCCGCTGGTGGATCTGGATCGGCCGTGCGGTGCTGTGGGCGTTCATCCTCGTCGTCATCTTCAACGGCGTCTGGATGCCGTTCCGCTCCGGCATGGCCCAGCCGACCGAGGAGGAGCCCGCCGAGACCGATGAGGTCAGCTTCCCCCAGACCTCGGCCGCGGCCTTCTCCCTGCGGTTCGCCGAGGCCTACCTCAACGCCGATCAGCAGCAGGCGCAGGAGCGCGCCGAAACCCTGGCCGAATTCCTCCCCGAAGGCCGCGCGACCTCCTTCAACCTCACCGGCGGCGAACTGGTCGGCGAGAACATCGAGGTGCTCGCCGTCGACGTCAAGGATGACAACAACGCCGTCGTCCGGCTCAGCGCCGACGTCAACGGCAACCCCATGAGCCTGGACGTCCCCGTCTACGCCGACGCCGCCGGAACCGCACTGGTCGTCTCGGGGCAGCCCGCCCTGCTCGCCGCGCCCGGCAAGGCCGAACTGCCCGAATCACCCGGAGTCCAGGGCGACAGCGATGCGCGCGATGAACTGGAGCCCATCCTGGCGGGCTTCTTCGAGGCCTACGCGCAGACCCCCGAGCACCTCTCCCGCTACCTGGAGCCGGGTGCCGAGGTCAACGCGCTGCCCGCGGACACCGTCGCGTTCGTCGACCTGCACGACGTCACGGTCCCCGCCGCGGCGTCGAGCGGCGACGACGCACGGCAGGCCCAGGCCACGGTGGTGTGGCGACTCCCGGGAGGTGACGGCGAGAACTCCGCCGAGCTGAACCAGAGCTATCTTTTGACCGTCGTCAAGGACGGCACATCCTGGTACGTGCGCGACATCCAAGGTGCCCCGAATTCGTTCGGCTGA